The following are encoded together in the Adhaeribacter arboris genome:
- a CDS encoding TolC family protein, which produces MKKFLLSILLSCSILLAFGQSNSKLTADWQERFFKAPEVTLPLLIDAAVKYSAQVEKLDAAKQIAYDNIRLSRKQVLNGLAVGTGYSYGSMLNTVNGDQQVSQINAFNMPARAQYNVGVNLSLSLGQLLSRRYELHRQELVLKQAESDRKTQEREIRQLIINTYQELTLAKVTWEQTVDALQSANVNKKIADKKFKLGQIQLDELMTVNDLYTKAALVQEQFKNKYETTFLLLEELIGMNLNDLMNGK; this is translated from the coding sequence ATGAAAAAATTTTTACTTTCTATTCTTTTATCCTGTAGCATTTTACTAGCATTCGGGCAAAGCAATTCCAAGCTAACGGCAGATTGGCAGGAAAGATTTTTTAAAGCTCCGGAAGTAACACTCCCCTTGTTAATAGACGCTGCTGTTAAATATTCTGCCCAAGTTGAAAAACTAGATGCGGCTAAACAAATCGCCTACGACAATATTCGCTTATCCCGAAAACAAGTATTAAATGGTTTAGCTGTAGGCACTGGTTATAGTTACGGCTCCATGTTGAATACTGTTAATGGCGACCAACAGGTAAGTCAAATTAATGCTTTTAATATGCCCGCCCGAGCCCAGTACAATGTGGGAGTAAATCTAAGCCTATCCTTAGGGCAACTTTTAAGCCGTCGGTACGAACTGCATCGCCAGGAATTAGTCTTAAAACAAGCTGAATCGGACCGTAAAACCCAGGAAAGAGAAATCAGGCAACTTATTATTAACACTTACCAGGAGCTAACCTTAGCAAAGGTTACTTGGGAACAAACGGTGGATGCGCTGCAATCGGCGAATGTAAATAAAAAAATAGCCGATAAAAAGTTTAAGCTTGGGCAGATCCAACTGGATGAATTAATGACTGTAAATGATTTATACACCAAAGCGGCTTTAGTTCAGGAGCAATTTAAAAACAAATACGAAACAACATTTCTGTTACTAGAAGAACTAATAGGAATGAACCTTAACGATTTAATGAACGGCAAATGA
- a CDS encoding sugar transferase — protein sequence MRKRVVCLASDEQEIQNFTSEFAEDLEVWYFDNPTNFLSWLAKGEYFDAIFNSATLTSPLGLNLIRTLKKDIGIKEPVFWLTNDAVSSNLETLLAEAGVSDIFSQNPEKEKLLTRLDYLSHSGKTAALQSKKNPYAYKNPIGKRIFDVLVSVTALLCLSPLFLLLALLVKLESKGPAFYYSYRVGTGYRTFRFWKFRSMRPNADKMLASMKNLNQYQKSSVEEPTQQFTSLCTACAAAGTMCQNQLIDGHGKPVCEKQYKVAKRAENGAAFIKIANDPRITKIGMFLRNTSLDELPQLYNVLRGDMSIVGNRPLPLYEAEKITTDQFAARFIAPAGITGLWQVSKRGKGGNMSEEERKELDIEYAKSFSLKKDLQIILKTFPALFQKENV from the coding sequence ATGAGAAAGAGAGTAGTCTGTCTCGCTTCTGACGAACAGGAAATTCAAAACTTCACTTCCGAATTCGCGGAAGATTTAGAGGTATGGTACTTTGATAATCCAACTAATTTCCTTTCCTGGTTAGCCAAAGGCGAATATTTTGATGCTATCTTTAATTCTGCCACTCTTACTTCACCGTTGGGCCTGAATCTGATTCGGACCCTTAAAAAAGATATAGGCATTAAAGAACCGGTTTTCTGGTTAACGAACGATGCTGTTTCTTCTAATTTAGAAACCCTGCTTGCAGAGGCTGGAGTTTCCGACATATTTTCGCAAAACCCAGAAAAAGAAAAACTACTAACCCGGCTTGATTATTTATCGCACTCAGGTAAAACTGCTGCTCTTCAATCCAAAAAAAATCCTTACGCTTACAAGAATCCAATTGGTAAGCGTATTTTTGATGTTTTAGTATCCGTCACTGCTTTATTATGTCTCTCCCCTTTGTTTCTGCTCCTCGCTCTATTAGTAAAGCTGGAATCTAAAGGACCTGCATTCTATTACTCCTACCGGGTAGGTACCGGATACCGCACCTTTCGATTTTGGAAATTTCGCTCTATGCGACCAAATGCCGATAAGATGCTGGCTTCCATGAAAAACTTAAACCAGTACCAGAAATCGTCCGTAGAGGAGCCGACTCAACAATTTACCTCTCTATGTACTGCCTGTGCGGCAGCTGGTACCATGTGTCAGAATCAGCTTATTGATGGCCACGGAAAACCAGTATGTGAAAAGCAATACAAAGTAGCAAAACGAGCCGAAAATGGCGCTGCTTTTATTAAAATCGCCAATGATCCTCGTATAACTAAAATAGGCATGTTCCTACGCAATACCAGTTTAGATGAACTTCCCCAGTTATATAATGTTTTGCGTGGCGACATGTCTATTGTTGGAAATCGTCCGCTGCCTTTATACGAAGCAGAAAAAATTACTACCGACCAATTTGCAGCCAGATTTATTGCTCCGGCCGGCATTACTGGTCTTTGGCAGGTTAGCAAACGGGGTAAAGGCGGAAATATGTCGGAAGAAGAACGCAAAGAGTTAGACATTGAGTACGCCAAAAGCTTCTCCCTTAAGAAGGACTTACAGATTATTCTAAAAACCTTTCCGGCTCTCTTTCAAAAAGAAAACGTTTAA